One part of the Streptomyces lienomycini genome encodes these proteins:
- a CDS encoding excinuclease ABC subunit UvrA, with the protein MSEFISITGARENNLQNVTLRIPKGRLTVFTGVSGSGKSSVVFDTIAVESRRQLNETFTWFVRNRLPKYERPHADAMEDLSPAIVVDQRPVGGHSRSTVGTMTDIHSVLRVLFSRHGTPSAGGATAYSFNDPSGMCPGCDGLGRRVQPDWDRILDPARSLSGGAVRFPPFAAGTWQGQAYTNTEELDTDKPVGDLTDAERAFLMRGRPGSKVTVNGSGGTWSTEYEGLADRFERLYLKRDLSGMSEKTRDLVRGFLVEARCPDCGGARLNAAALATRIDGHSIADCSRMQITDLITVLKEIDDPVALPVAGAAVTALERVEAIGLGYLALDRETATLSGGEGQRLKTVRHLGSSLTGMTYIFDEPSVGLHPRDVGRLGDLLLRLRDKGNTVLVVEHDPDVIALADHVVDMGPRAGAGGGRVVFEGTPDGLAASGTLTGRCLGRRTAVKETVRAATGELWVKGADRHNLREVTVAFATGVLTAVTGVAGSGKSTLVAELTAAHPDAVVVDQSAIGVSARSTPATYLGIMDTVRKVFARETGAEPGFFSFNSAGACGTCEGRGVIHTDLAFMDPVTTPCHACEGRRFREEVLRLTVDGRSVADVLAMTAGQALDFFADAGVRRRLRALRDVGLTYLTLGQPLSTLSGGERQRIKLATRLHRTGAVYVLDEPTTGLHMSDVEGLLALLDRLVDGGNTVVVVEHNLDVVAHADRVIDLGPDGGRDGGRVIFEGTPRELLAARGSSTAEHLRRATTG; encoded by the coding sequence ATGAGCGAGTTCATCAGCATCACCGGGGCCAGGGAGAACAACCTCCAGAACGTCACGCTCCGCATCCCGAAGGGCCGGCTGACCGTGTTCACCGGCGTCTCGGGGTCGGGGAAGTCGTCGGTCGTGTTCGACACGATCGCGGTGGAGTCGCGGCGCCAGCTGAACGAGACGTTCACCTGGTTCGTGCGCAACCGGCTGCCCAAGTACGAGCGGCCGCACGCGGACGCCATGGAGGACCTCTCCCCCGCGATCGTCGTCGACCAGCGGCCGGTCGGCGGCCACTCCCGCTCCACGGTCGGCACAATGACCGACATCCACTCGGTGCTGCGGGTGCTGTTCTCCCGGCACGGCACTCCCAGCGCCGGAGGGGCGACGGCGTACTCGTTCAACGACCCGTCGGGCATGTGCCCCGGCTGCGACGGCCTGGGCCGCCGGGTGCAGCCCGACTGGGACCGGATCCTCGACCCGGCCAGGTCGCTGTCCGGCGGTGCGGTGCGCTTCCCGCCGTTCGCGGCCGGGACCTGGCAGGGGCAGGCGTACACCAACACGGAGGAGCTGGACACCGACAAGCCGGTCGGTGACCTCACGGACGCCGAGCGGGCGTTCCTGATGCGTGGGCGGCCCGGCAGCAAGGTCACCGTCAACGGCTCCGGCGGGACGTGGAGCACCGAGTACGAGGGACTCGCCGACCGGTTCGAACGGCTGTACCTCAAGCGGGACCTGTCCGGCATGAGCGAGAAGACCCGGGATCTCGTGCGCGGCTTCCTGGTCGAGGCCCGCTGCCCCGACTGCGGCGGGGCCCGGCTGAACGCGGCGGCGCTCGCGACCCGGATCGACGGGCACTCCATCGCCGACTGCTCCCGGATGCAGATCACCGACCTGATCACCGTACTGAAGGAGATCGACGACCCGGTGGCCCTGCCCGTCGCCGGCGCCGCGGTGACCGCGCTGGAGCGGGTGGAGGCGATCGGTCTCGGCTACCTCGCCCTGGACCGGGAGACCGCCACCCTGTCCGGCGGCGAGGGGCAGCGGCTGAAGACCGTGCGGCACCTCGGATCCAGCCTGACCGGGATGACGTACATCTTCGACGAACCCAGCGTCGGACTGCACCCGCGTGACGTCGGACGCCTCGGCGACCTGCTGCTGCGGCTGCGCGACAAGGGCAACACCGTGCTGGTGGTCGAGCACGACCCGGACGTCATCGCGCTGGCGGACCACGTCGTCGACATGGGTCCGCGGGCCGGTGCCGGCGGCGGCCGGGTGGTGTTCGAGGGGACGCCGGACGGGCTGGCCGCGTCGGGCACCCTCACCGGGCGGTGCCTGGGGCGGCGCACGGCGGTCAAGGAGACCGTGCGGGCGGCCACCGGGGAGCTGTGGGTGAAGGGCGCCGACCGCCACAACCTGCGGGAGGTGACGGTGGCGTTCGCGACCGGGGTGCTCACCGCGGTCACCGGGGTCGCCGGGTCGGGCAAGAGCACGCTGGTCGCGGAGCTGACCGCCGCCCACCCGGACGCGGTGGTCGTCGACCAGTCGGCCATCGGCGTCTCGGCGCGCTCCACCCCGGCGACGTACCTCGGGATCATGGACACGGTGCGGAAGGTCTTCGCGCGGGAGACGGGTGCCGAGCCGGGGTTCTTCAGCTTCAACTCGGCCGGGGCGTGCGGCACCTGCGAGGGGCGCGGGGTCATCCACACCGACCTCGCGTTCATGGACCCGGTGACGACCCCCTGCCACGCCTGCGAGGGGCGGCGCTTCCGGGAGGAGGTGCTGCGGCTGACGGTCGACGGCAGATCCGTCGCCGACGTACTGGCGATGACGGCCGGCCAGGCGCTGGACTTCTTCGCCGACGCGGGCGTACGGCGCAGGCTGCGCGCCCTGCGCGACGTCGGCCTCACCTACCTCACTCTCGGGCAACCGCTGTCCACGCTCTCCGGCGGGGAACGGCAGCGCATCAAACTCGCCACCCGCCTGCACCGCACCGGCGCCGTCTACGTCCTGGACGAGCCGACCACCGGGCTGCACATGTCGGACGTCGAGGGGCTGCTCGCCCTGCTGGACCGGCTGGTGGACGGCGGCAACACGGTCGTGGTCGTCGAGCACAACCTGGACGTGGTGGCGCACGCCGACCGGGTGATCGACCTCGGTCCGGACGGAGGGCGGGACGGCGGCCGGGTGATCTTCGAGGGGACCCCGCGGGAACTGCTCGCGGCCCGCGGCTCCAGCACGGCGGAGCATCTCAGGAGGGCTACGACGGGCTGA
- a CDS encoding ABC-F family ATP-binding cassette domain-containing protein gives MSTSLTCTSLSFAWPDGTTVFEGLDAAFGPGRTGLVGVNGAGKSTLLQLIAGRLTPADGSVRVTGEVGHLPQNVTLDTALRVDEALGIAGRRAALHAIEAGDASEEHFENVGDDWDVEERALAALGELGLGHVGLDRTVGEISGGESVLLRLAALLLRRPDVLLLDEPTNNLDVYARRRLYAAVESWPGVLVVVSHDRELLERVDQIADLRSGTITWYGGNLSAYEQALAVEQEAAERMVRVAESDLRRQKRELADAQVVLARRRRYGQKMYDTKREPRAVMKLRARTAQQSAGKYRIMHEEKLTEARERLDDAVEAVRDDDEIRVDLPYTAVPPGRTVLTLRDLELAHGARVAGGLDVHGPERIALIGRNGAGKTTLLRTVAGELEPVAGEATAHVPSRFLPQRLDVLDDELTVAENTARFAPGATDNRIRARLARFLFRGARADQRAATLSGGERFRAALAALMLAEPAPQLLMLDEPTNNLDMASVRQLTSALEAYEGALIVAGHDMPFLKSLGITRWLLFEEGELREITPDAVGYPA, from the coding sequence ATGTCTACTTCCCTCACCTGTACCTCCCTCTCCTTCGCCTGGCCCGACGGCACCACCGTCTTCGAGGGCCTCGACGCCGCCTTCGGACCCGGCAGGACCGGACTCGTCGGCGTCAACGGGGCGGGCAAGTCCACCCTGTTGCAGCTGATCGCCGGGCGGCTCACCCCGGCCGACGGCTCCGTCCGGGTGACCGGCGAGGTGGGCCACCTGCCGCAGAACGTCACGCTCGACACCGCCCTGCGCGTCGACGAGGCTCTCGGCATCGCCGGGCGGCGGGCCGCGCTGCACGCCATCGAGGCGGGTGACGCCAGCGAGGAGCACTTCGAGAACGTCGGCGACGACTGGGACGTCGAGGAACGCGCGCTGGCCGCACTCGGCGAACTGGGGCTGGGCCACGTCGGGCTCGACCGCACCGTCGGCGAGATCTCGGGCGGCGAGTCGGTGCTGCTGCGGCTGGCCGCGCTGCTGCTGCGCCGACCGGACGTCCTGCTCCTGGACGAGCCCACCAACAACCTCGACGTGTACGCCCGCAGACGCCTGTACGCGGCCGTCGAGTCCTGGCCGGGCGTGCTGGTCGTGGTCAGCCACGACCGCGAACTGCTGGAACGGGTCGACCAGATCGCCGACCTGCGGTCCGGCACGATCACCTGGTACGGCGGGAACCTCTCGGCGTACGAGCAGGCGCTGGCCGTGGAGCAGGAGGCGGCCGAGCGGATGGTGCGGGTCGCCGAGTCGGACCTGCGGCGGCAGAAGCGCGAACTGGCCGACGCCCAGGTCGTCCTGGCCCGGCGCAGGCGGTACGGCCAGAAGATGTACGACACCAAGCGCGAGCCCCGGGCGGTGATGAAGCTGCGCGCCCGCACGGCCCAGCAGTCGGCCGGCAAGTACCGCATCATGCACGAGGAGAAGCTGACCGAGGCGAGGGAACGGCTGGACGACGCGGTGGAGGCCGTACGGGACGACGACGAGATCCGCGTCGACCTGCCGTACACGGCCGTGCCGCCGGGCCGGACCGTACTCACCCTGCGGGACCTGGAGTTGGCCCACGGCGCCCGGGTGGCGGGCGGCCTCGACGTGCACGGTCCCGAGCGGATCGCGCTGATCGGACGCAACGGCGCGGGCAAGACCACGCTGCTGCGCACCGTCGCCGGGGAGCTGGAACCGGTGGCGGGCGAGGCGACGGCGCACGTGCCGTCGCGGTTCCTGCCGCAGCGGCTGGACGTCCTCGACGACGAGCTGACCGTCGCCGAGAACACGGCCCGGTTCGCGCCGGGCGCCACCGACAACCGGATCCGGGCGCGGTTGGCGCGCTTCCTGTTCCGGGGCGCCCGGGCCGACCAGCGGGCGGCCACGCTGTCCGGCGGCGAGCGCTTCCGGGCGGCGCTGGCGGCACTGATGCTGGCCGAGCCCGCGCCGCAACTGCTGATGCTGGACGAGCCGACCAACAACCTGGACATGGCGAGCGTGCGGCAGCTCACCAGCGCGCTGGAGGCGTACGAGGGGGCGCTGATCGTGGCCGGACACGACATGCCGTTCCTGAAGTCGCTCGGCATCACCCGCTGGCTGCTGTTCGAGGAGGGAGAACTGAGGGAAATCACGCCGGACGCTGTCGGGTATCCCGCCTAG
- a CDS encoding GOLPH3/VPS74 family protein → MPHDPLSLPARLCLLAWDPARPGAADTARVHHLVRAGALTELAQRGLLTDDDGIATPVDLDSGAGDPVLDGLLELVRESLPHRWRTWVRLHARVTFDAVREQLVAEGCLRAEKKRVLGVFPSVEYALARAAVPRALREETRYVLEGPLPAAEVSERDAALAALVAAAGLGVPAGDGAGGRDRIAELTGRSGAAAPGLRKIVGEVRDAVSAETAQAMAPARG, encoded by the coding sequence GTGCCCCACGACCCGCTCTCCCTGCCGGCCCGGCTCTGCCTGCTGGCCTGGGACCCCGCGCGGCCCGGCGCCGCCGACACCGCCCGGGTCCACCACCTGGTGCGCGCCGGCGCGCTCACCGAACTGGCCCAGCGCGGCCTGCTCACGGACGACGACGGCATCGCCACGCCCGTCGACCTGGACTCCGGCGCCGGGGACCCCGTCCTCGACGGGCTGCTGGAACTGGTGCGCGAGTCGCTGCCGCACCGGTGGCGGACCTGGGTGCGGCTGCATGCCCGGGTCACCTTCGACGCCGTCCGGGAGCAGTTGGTGGCCGAGGGGTGTCTGCGGGCCGAGAAGAAACGCGTCCTCGGCGTGTTCCCGTCCGTGGAGTACGCCCTCGCGCGGGCCGCCGTGCCCCGGGCGCTCCGCGAGGAGACGCGGTACGTCCTGGAGGGGCCCTTGCCGGCCGCGGAGGTCTCCGAACGGGACGCGGCCCTGGCCGCGCTGGTGGCCGCCGCCGGACTGGGCGTCCCGGCGGGGGACGGGGCGGGCGGCCGGGACCGGATCGCGGAACTGACCGGGCGCAGCGGGGCCGCGGCACCCGGGCTGCGGAAGATCGTCGGCGAGGTCCGGGACGCGGTGAGCGCCGAGACCGCGCAGGCGATGGCCCCGGCACGCGGCTGA
- the ssgD gene encoding spore wall synthesis regulator SsgD has protein sequence MSTVIEQPVEARLVAAAPRMPSIPATLHYDRDDPFAVRMTFPAPATLEGVEVCWTFSRELLIAGMREPDGHGDVRVRPYGYDRTVLEFHAPEGTAVVHVRSGELRRFLQATGELVPVGLEHLQLDLDHDLAELMRGSH, from the coding sequence TTGTCAACCGTCATCGAGCAGCCCGTCGAGGCGCGTCTCGTCGCCGCCGCGCCGCGTATGCCGAGCATTCCCGCGACCCTGCACTACGACCGCGACGACCCGTTCGCGGTCCGCATGACCTTCCCCGCCCCCGCCACCCTGGAGGGCGTGGAGGTCTGCTGGACCTTCTCCCGCGAGCTGCTCATCGCCGGGATGCGGGAGCCGGACGGTCACGGCGACGTCCGCGTGCGCCCGTACGGGTACGACCGCACCGTCCTGGAGTTCCACGCACCCGAGGGCACGGCCGTGGTCCATGTGCGCTCGGGGGAGCTGCGCCGCTTCCTGCAGGCCACCGGCGAGCTGGTGCCGGTGGGCCTGGAGCACCTCCAGCTGGACCTGGACCACGACCTGGCGGAACTGATGCGCGGGAGCCACTGA